In Cucurbita pepo subsp. pepo cultivar mu-cu-16 unplaced genomic scaffold, ASM280686v2 Cp4.1_scaffold000134, whole genome shotgun sequence, the following proteins share a genomic window:
- the LOC111783925 gene encoding 50S ribosomal protein L11, chloroplastic, whose product MASSLSIYHPFPSKLTANSKHLSSSFLASPSSGLSSKFNFPLRFFSNGQSSSLISPTPRRLSVVSMAPPKAKPGGKAKKVIGVIKLALEAGKATPAPPVGPALGSKGVNIMAFCKDYNAKTADKAGYVIPVEITVYDDKSFTFVLKTPPASVLLLKAAGVEKGSKDPQAQKVGKITIEQLRVIAAEKLPDLNCTTIESAMRVIAGTAANMGIEVDPPVLEPKKKELV is encoded by the exons ATGGCGTCCTCCCTCTCCATCTATCATCCATTTCCTTCTAAACTTACTGCTAATTCCAAGCATCTTTCCTCTTCGTTTCTTGCTTCACCCTCTTCAGGGTTGTCTTCAAAGTTCAATTTCCCGCTTCGATTCTTCAGCAATGGCCAATCTTCGTCGCTAATCTCTCCCACTCCAAGGCGTCTCAGTGTTGTCTCAATGGCGCCTCCTAAAGCCAAGCCTGGTGGAAAAGCCAAGAAGg TAATTGGGGTGATTAAGCTTGCTCTGGAGGCTGGGAAGGCTACCCCAGCTCCTCCTGTTGGCCCTGCTCTTGGTTCGAAGGGTGTTAATATTATGGCTTTCTGTAAGGATTATAATGCCAAGACAGCCGACAAGGCTGGCTACGTTATTCCAGTTGAAATTACTGTTTACGAT GATAAAAGTTTTACTTTCGTGCTCAAGACTCCCCCTGCTTCAGTTCTTCTTCTCAAGGCTGCTG GAGTTGAAAAGGGATCAAAAGATCCACAGGCACAAAAAGTGGGAAAGATAACCATTGAACAGCTGCGTGTGATTGCTGCAGAAAAGTTACCAGATTTGAATTGCACAACCATTGAATCAGCAATGAGGGTCATAGCAGGAACAGCAGCCAATATGGGAATTGAGGTCGATCCTCCTGTTCTTGAACCTAAAAAGAAGGAACTTGTGTAG
- the LOC111783926 gene encoding protein DMR6-LIKE OXYGENASE 2-like: MSATAKLLVADLASTVHQLPSRFVRLIDDRPNFSHVRAPTGYSFPVIDLHNLHGPSRADVVAQIGQACERDGFFLVKNHGVPEEMMNGMLRLAREFFRLPECERLKSYSDDPTKTTRLSTSFNVKTEKVANWRDFLRLHCYPLELYVNEWPDNPPSFRKEVAEYCTSVRELTLKLLEAISESLGLPKDSIANSIGGHGQHMALNYYPPCPQPELTFGLPGHTDPNLITLLLQDQVPGLQALHDNTWFALDPIPNTFIINVGDQMQALSNDRYKSVLHRAVVNSETERISIPTFYCPSQDAMIGPFKELVDDKNRAVYRQFTYSEYYKTFWNEGLATKRCLDLFRVE; this comes from the exons ATGTCCGCCACCGCCAAGCTGCTTGTCGCCGATCTCGCTTCCACCGTCCACCAACTCCCTTCCCGCTTCGTCCGCCTCATCGACGACCGTCCAAACTTCTCCCATGTCCGAGCTCCGACCGGCTACTCTTTCCCTGTCATTGACCTCCACAACCTCCACGGCCCCTCTCGTGCTGATGTCGTCGCCCAAATTGGCCAAGCCTGTGAGCGCGACGGTTTCTTTCTG GTGAAGAACCATGGGGTGCCGGAGGAGATGATGAATGGGATGCTGAGATTGGCTAGGGAGTTTTTCCGGCTGCCGGAGTGTGAGAGACTTAAGAGCTATTCCGATGATCCGACAAAGACGACGAGGCTTTCGACGAGTTTCAATGTGAAGACGGAGAAGGTGGCAAATTGGAGAGATTTCTTGAGACTCCATTGTTACCCTCTCGAGCTTTATGTCAATGAATGGCCCGACAATCCTCCATCCTTCAG GAAGGAAGTGGCGGAGTATTGTACAAGTGTGAGGGAATTGACACTAAAGCTATTAGAGGCCATTTCTGAGAGCTTGGGGTTACCAAAAGACTCCATAGCCAATTCAATAGGAGGCCATGGCCAACACATGGCCTTGAACTACTACCCGCCATGTCCACAGCCAGAGCTCACCTTTGGCTTACCCGGCCACACCGACCCGAACCTCATCACTCTCCTCCTCCAAGACCAAGTCCCCGGCCTCCAAGCCCTCCACGACAACACTTGGTTCGCTCTCGACCCCATCCCTAACACCTTTATAATTAACGTCGGCGATCAAATGCAG gCGTTGAGTAATGACAGATACAAGAGCGTGCTTCATCGGGCTGTTGTGAATAGTGAAACGGAGCGAATTTCGATCCCGACATTTTATTGTCCATCGCAGGACGCGATGATCGGGCCGTTTAAGGAGCTGGTCGACGACAAGAATAGAGCGGTTTATAGACAATTTACTTATTCAGAATATTACAAGACGTTTTGGAATGAAGGACTTGCAACCAAAAGATGCTTAGATTTGTTTAGAGTTGAATGA
- the LOC111783944 gene encoding mitochondrial import inner membrane translocase subunit Tim13, translating to MDSFSSPSSGSSSQFSPNEFRDQLKTQLAQAYAEEFLETLRVKCFAKCITKPGSSLSGSESSCISRCMERYIEATGIVSRALFKTPH from the exons ATGGATTCATTTTCATCGCCTTCAAGCGGTTCTTCTTCCCAATTTTCGCCCAACGAATTCAGGGACCAGCTCAAGACTCAGCTTGCTCAGGCGTACGCCGAGGAGTTTCTTGAG ACCTTAAGAGTGAAGTGCTTTGCCAAGTGCATCACAAAGCCAGGGTCAAGCCTAAGTGGGAGCGAGAGCAGTTGCATCTCCAGGTGCATGGAACGCTATATTGAGGCCACCGGCATCGTCAGTAGAGCCCTGTTTAAGACACCAcactga
- the LOC111783924 gene encoding RING-H2 finger protein ATL2-like: MGFFCFAINGHRCYQILHFFTRILLHLKLLAARFGLLKPSPEHHADSPFQPPTSYLFLTDDPCPSLVTVPAADLQARIKNSLPIVEFGDFAAKQGIEFGGNDGEEENRMCTICLSEMERSEPMRELCNCRHVFHRECLDTWIDEFQITCPVCRSFLLPSGDGGGFRFLR, encoded by the coding sequence ATGGGCTTCTTCTGTTTCGCCATTAACGGCCACAGATGCTATCAAATCCTCCATTTCTTCACCAGAATCCTTCTCCATTTGAAGCTTCTCGCCGCCCGTTTCGGCCTCCTCAAGCCCTCGCCGGAGCACCATGCCGACTCTCCCTTCCAGCCTCCGACCAGTTACCTCTTCCTCACCGACGACCCCTGCCCTTCGCTGGTCACCGTTCCGGCGGCTGATTTGCAGGCCAGGATCAAGAACAGCCTCCCAATCGTCGAGTTTGGGGATTTTGCTGCAAAACAGGGGATTGAATTTGGGGGAAATGacggagaagaagagaatCGGATGTGTACGATCTGTTTGAGTGAAATGGAGAGGTCGGAGCCGATGAGAGAGCTCTGTAATTGCCGCCATGTCTTCCATCGGGAGTGTTTGGATACGTGGATTGATGAGTTTCAGATTACGTGCCCTGTTTGTAGATCTTTTCTTTTGCCCTCCGGTGACGGCGGTGGGTTTCGATTCCTCCGGTGA